Proteins from one Coregonus clupeaformis isolate EN_2021a chromosome 29, ASM2061545v1, whole genome shotgun sequence genomic window:
- the LOC121545059 gene encoding zinc finger protein 2-like, with product MDCEDSASMSLPHHPDPEPTESLGPDCNSGTLALLLEDCINLLGPNAESMKLEEDCEDSPILSLPHQPEPNSPHKWVTVLLEDCRKSQSTGCNSGAQWTLLPLKRVRVQVEDCRKKLGPNAQSIQVEVVDSRGSTHPDPLTHTGVKPNQHGELGENSSSPAEHGEISAPGELGENSSSPAEHGEISAPGELGQNSSAIDLKLKDTNKTKRPHHCSQCGKSFKTSNDLKVHQRIHTGEKPYHCPYCGKNFAQPGYFNVHLRQHTGEKPYQCSECDQCFSRPDSFKLHQKVHMKIHTEKKPYRCSDCGKNFSQASYFKIHQRIHTGEKPFHCSGCEKRFTTSAELKLHERVHSGVKPHHCTDCGKSFSVLSRLRRHQLSHTGEKPFSCQQCGKGFPEKFSLLTHQQIHIGEKAFNCSDCGKSFTLKRYLTIHQRSHTGQKPYKCSVCGKEFARGSNFIAHQRVHTGEKPYSCSFCEKRCYTSTDLKIHQRMHTGEKPFPCPDCEKRFSAKVQLTAHQRVHTGELPYSCCECGRGYPHLQSLKYHRQKQHKLKISPLKKTKKNTMK from the exons GATTGTGAGGACAGTGCCAGCATGTCTCTTCCCCACCACCCTGATCCCGAACCTACAGAGTCACTGGGTCCTGACTGTAACAGTGGAACTCTTGCACTGCTGCTGGAAGACTGCATTAATCTGCTGGGCCCAAATGCAGAGTCTATGAAACTCGAGGAG GATTGTGAGGACAGTCCCATCCTGTCTCTTCCTCACCAACCTGAGCCCAATTCGCCCCACAAGTGGGTAACAGTACTGCTGGAAGACTGCAGAAAATCACAGAGTACTGGCTGTAACAGTGGAGCTCAGTGGACACTACTACCTCTCAAGAGAGTTAGAGTACAGGTGGAGGACTGCAGGAAGAAGCTGGGTCCGAATGCACAATCTATACAAGTTGAGGTTGTTGATAGCAGAGGATCAACTCATCCAG ACCCTCTCACTCACACAGGTGTAAAGCCCAACCAACATGGAGAGCTTGGCGAGAACTCCTCTTCACCAGCAGAACATGGAGAGATCTCTGCTCCTGGAGAGCTTGGCGAGAACTCCTCTTCACCAGCAGAACATGGAGAGATCTCTGCTCCAGGAGAGCTTGGACAGAACTCATCTGCAATAGATCTTAAACTGAAGGATACCAACAAAACAAAAAGACCTCACCACTGTTCTCAGTGTGGTAAGAGTTTCAAAACATCAAATGATCTAAAAGTACATCAGAgaattcacactggagagaaaccttaccactgccCATATTGTGGGAAGAATTTCGCTCAGCCTGGTTATTTTAATGTACACCTGCGACAGCACactggagaaaagccttaccaatgCTCTGAGTGTGATCAATGTTTTTCCCGTCCTGACAGTTTTAAATTACACCAAAAAGTTCACATGAAAATTCATACTGAAAAGAAGCCTTaccgctgctctgactgtgggaagaatttctctcaggCGAGTTACTTTAAGATACACCAACGAATTCACACTGGAGAAAAACCCTTTCACTGCTCTGGCTGCGAGAAGCGCTTCACTACATCAGCTGAATTGAAATTGCATGAGCGGGTACATTCAGGAGTTAAACCTCAccactgcactgactgtgggaagagtttttctGTACTTTCTCGATTACGAAGACATCAACTttcacacactggagaaaagcctTTCTCCTGTCAACAGTGTGGAAAAGGTTTCCCTGAGAAATTTAGTTTACTAACACACCAGCAAATACACATAGGAGAGAAGGCTTTTAACTGCTcggactgtgggaagagttttacctTAAAACGTTACTTAACAATTCATCAAAGATCACACACTGGACAGAAGCCGTACAAATGCTCTGTCTGTGGGAAGGAATTTGCACGAGGCAGCAACTTCATAGCACACCAGCGagtacatacaggagagaagccttactcctgctcctTTTGTGAGAAACGATGCTATACATCAACTGATCTAAAAATTCATCAGagaatgcacacaggagagaaaccattccCTTGCCCTGACTGTGAAAAACGCTTCAGTGCAAAAGTTCAACTAACAGCTCATCAGAGAGTACACACAGGAGAGTTGCCTTACTCCTGCTGTGAATGTGGGAGGGGCTACCCACACCTGCAAAGTTTGAAGTACCACCGGCAAAAACAACACAAATTGAAAATCTCACCACTAAAGAAGACTAAGAAGAACACAATGAAATAA